A stretch of the Carassius carassius chromosome 50, fCarCar2.1, whole genome shotgun sequence genome encodes the following:
- the LOC132133281 gene encoding leucine-rich repeat-containing protein 61-like, which yields MDSKRERDNETECGKITTVLLKSRTGEFDLESIMFLKLRNLGIYDLGCIGECINLERLDLFGNNITNLGPLSSLRRILVLNLSANRISNLEPLSSCESLQSLNVAGNVIPSVDNLHALKALKKLESIRLKDNTYNYTNPVCRNSLYRTLILDIFPNIKVLDGERVVGRGSDLYQLCKDIDDTIKAGMNKNGQMPELPDTKPWVDDGFWEIKRSNNAIVDEAYKQFSDVLHECRLLNSRAAHVISQNEWTVSLKSQPKQYAV from the exons ATGGACTCGAAGAGGGAAAGGGACAATG AAACAGAATGTGGAAAGATTACCACTGTGCTTCTGAAGTCCCGCACCGGGGAGTTTGATTTGGAGTCCATTATGTTTCTTAAACTAAGGAATTTAG gaatttatgaccTTGGATGTATAGGAGAGTGTATAAACCTGGAGAGGCTGGACCTCTTTGGAAATAACATCACAAATCTGGGGCCTCTTTCATCTCTACGAAGAATTCTTGTTCTTAACTTGTCAGCCAATAGAATCTCTAATTTAG AACCCCTTTCCAGCTGTGAAAGTTTACAGAGTTTGAATGTTGCTGGTAATGTGATACCAAG TGTTGATAATCTTCATGCACTCAAGGCTTTAAAGAAGCTGGAGAGCATCAGATTGAAGGACAACACCTATAATTACACCAATCCAG TCTGCAGGAATTCATTATACCGGACTCTTATTCTTGACATTTTCCCAAACATTAAAGTGTTGGATG GTGAAAGGGTGGTGGGACGTGGAAGTGACTTATACCAACTATGCAAAGACATTGATGATACCATTAAAG CAGGCATGAATAAAAATGGCCAGATGCCTGAGTTGCCAGACACCAAACCTTGGGTGGATGATGGTTTCTGGGAGATAAAGAGATCAAACAATGCCATAGTTGATGAAGCCTATAAACAATTCAGTG ATGTTCTTCATGAATGCAGGCTGCTGAACAGTCGAGCAGCCCACGTGATCTCACAAAATGAATGGACCGTCAGCCTCAAGAGCCAACCAAAGCAGTATGCAGTTTAA